In Candidatus Methylomirabilota bacterium, one DNA window encodes the following:
- a CDS encoding phage holin family protein produces MAVGERSAVPEGAVGNGGPRGFGDLLSRLAADLRRLLDQKLALLKLELSEELAALARRSVLLVAGGAVAVLGVFLLVIALAIWLGEAMGSLPGGFAVVGVVLALGGGGLALVAQRQLSAQRFVPRRTVEELRRDAQWIKHEL; encoded by the coding sequence ATGGCCGTCGGCGAGCGCAGCGCGGTACCCGAGGGCGCCGTCGGGAACGGCGGGCCGCGCGGCTTCGGGGACCTCCTGAGCCGCCTCGCCGCCGACCTCCGCCGGCTGCTGGATCAGAAACTCGCGCTCCTCAAGCTGGAACTCTCCGAGGAGCTGGCGGCCCTCGCGCGCCGGTCGGTCCTGCTGGTGGCCGGGGGGGCGGTGGCGGTCCTCGGGGTCTTCTTGCTGGTGATCGCCCTCGCCATCTGGCTGGGCGAAGCGATGGGATCGCTGCCGGGCGGATTTGCCGTCGTCGGGGTCGTCCTGGCGCTGGGCGGCGGCGGGCTCGCCTTGGTCGCCCAGCGGCAGCTTTCGGCGCAGCGCTTCGTCCCCCGGCGGACGGTCGAGGAGCTCAGGAGGGATGCGCAGTGGATCAAGCACGAGCTCTAG